One part of the Paroedura picta isolate Pp20150507F chromosome 5, Ppicta_v3.0, whole genome shotgun sequence genome encodes these proteins:
- the TCF20 gene encoding transcription factor 20 isoform X3: protein MQSFREQSSYHGNQQNYPQEVHGASRIEEFSTRQQAQMFQSFGGGGSSSSSSGRRGAAVSSASMAGESSGHQNYQGFRKEAGEFYYMASSKDPASAGGQQLSQRRPSGPVQSYGPPQGSNFGSQYGSEGHVSQFQTQHSSLSGVTHYQQDYTGPFSPGSAQYQQQTSNQQQVQQMRQQLYQSHQPLPQASSQSASSTSHLQPMQRPSALPSSSSGYQLRVGQYSQHYQPPASSSSSFSSPQRFGQTGQNYDSSYSVNAGSQYEGHPVGSSAQAYGTQSNYNFQTQPMKNFEQSKLPQGGQQAQGQAQAQQQPPSQHVMQYSNTASKMSLQSQVGQYNQTDVPVRSPMQFHQNFSPISNPSPAASVVQSPSCSSTPSPLMQGGENLQCGQSNMPVASRNRILQMMPQLSPTPSMMPSPNAQGGGFKGFGLEGLQEKRLTDPGLSSLSALSSQVANLPNTVQHMLLSDALAPQKKNSKRSSSSKKADSCTNSEGSSQAEEQLKSPLAESIDGGCSSSSEDQGERVRQLSGQSTSSDTTYKGGNLERSHSSPAQASQNEPTKLSTSPADEEEEASPPDEKEALVAVETTPKVNEKSVGVIVSREAMTGRVEKSSGQDKSQQDDVPTGAQALPSASGVKEPVHMGPQQDPQGGGNKGSKSGDSSTNHNGDGNSQPGHAVIGSGFSGRTEPSKSPGSLRYSYKDSIGVSVQRNTGNFPQYPLGQDKGDFPGHSERKGRSEKFPSLLQEVLQGYHHHPDRRYSRNAQDHHGITGSLEGTMRPNVLISQANELSNRGLLNKSIGSLLENPHWGPWDRKSSGTASEMKQINLADYSVPRKFEMESQSSAHEGGGLSERRSVICDISPLRQIARDSGPHSVGHIGADGRSGRNDRLTPGLSQSVILPGGLVSMETKLKTHSGQIKEEEFEQSKTSASMNNKKSGDHCHLASFKHESYRGNASPGAAALDSASDYMLQQDSRSAQLRRGHGRMGSSREGMRGKSPSQYHDLADKLKMSPGRSRGPGTDLHHLNPHMVLSDRVNRSSLHSSFPPNSESSSLASVYHSNTRSHAFGDPNQVLNSQYHYKRQLYQQQQEEYKEWSSSSAQGVIAAAQHRQETARKSPRQQQFLDKVRNPLKNDKDGMMYLHSGSYHDAGSQEAGRLLGSDGTLQNKCAEMKHLNQKIQQHESGWDLSRQMAPGKNSGSLGAASQKRFGPPDGDTHRRDDAGDVLKSGNAMVRLPGQEDQSPQNPLIMRRRVRSFISPIPSKRQLQDMKNSGADDKGRLLPSSKDGTDRAFNSYAHSSQNQDAGKSLPKGDSSRNLSGPDNRNCSAVSLTSPAKTKILPPRKGRGLKLEAIVQKITSPSVRRSASSNCAESGADAVTLDDILSLKSGPPEGGNVASHGMEAENIKEEIVLDQESHELAREVTILSEEWHGEGDELVKKESLELATVGKEGCMSTVVPTPSQKSVGQGRTDGSLTGAGSLSFSESKTVSPSSVLTPEPIPKIEEKDGDAVIITPKPDPFPPKGYFPSGKKKGRPIGSVNKQKKQQQQQQQQQQQQQQQLLLQPLVSIPVTPQPLEAVEDGEPKPKRQRRERRKTTTQPRKRKPRRAAPIVEPQEPEIKLKYATQSVDKTDTKNKSFFPYIHVVNKCEIGAVCTIINAEEEEQNKLVRGRKGQRSSTPPPSNVESKVLPTSSFMLQGPVVTESSIMGHLVCCLCGKWASYRNMGDLFGPFYPQDYAATLPKNPPPKRATEMQNKVKVRHKSASNGSKTDTEEDEEEQQQQQKEQRSLPAHPRFKRRHRSEDCAGASRSLSRGAACKKATTEGGSVGEKTPSDSKPPLSISEAGPELELQIPELPLDSNEFWVHEGCILWANGIYLVCGRLYGLQEAVEIAKEMKCSHCQETGATLGCFNKGCSFRYHYPCAIDADCLLNEENFSVRCPKHKVRLLR from the coding sequence ATGCAGTCTTTTCGGGAGCAGAGCAGTTACCACGGAAACCAGCAGAACTATCCACAGGAAGTGCATGGTGCATCTCGGATAGAAGAATTCAGCACCCGTCAGCAAGCTCAGATGTTCCAAAGCTTCGGAGGGGGTggtagcagtagcagcagcagtgggCGCCGTGGAGCAGCAGTCAGCTCTGCATCAATGGCTGGCGAGAGCTCTGGACATCAGAACTATCAAGGTTTCAGAAAGGAAGCTGGTGAATTCTACTATATGGCCTCTAGTAAGGATCCTGCGTCAGCTGGAGGACAGCAGCTTTCACAGCGCAGGCCTTCTGGGCCAGTGCAGAGTTATGGACCACCCCAAGGTAGCAACTTTGGGAGTCAGTATGGAAGTGAGGGTCATGTGAGTCAGTTTCAAACACAACACTCTTCCCTTAGTGGGGTGACTCACTACCAACAAGATTATACTGGTCCTTTCTCCCCTGGAAGTGCTCAGTACCAACAGCAGACTTCCAACCAGCAGCAGGTGCAGCAGATGAGACAACAGCTCTACCAATCACATCAGCCTTTACCACAGGCATCCAGCCAATCTGCATCCAGCACATCTCATTTGCAGCCAATGCAGCGTCCTTCAGCTCTGCCTTCATCTTCTTCTGGTTATCAGTTACGAGTGGGTCAGTACAGCCAACACTATCAGcctcctgcttcttcctcttcttcattttcttctcctcAGCGTTTTGGCCAAACTGGGCAGAATTATGACAGCAGTTACAGTGTGAATGCTGGCTCACAGTATGAAGGACATCCTGTGGGTTCAAGTGCACAAGCTTATGGGACTCAATCAAATTACAACTTTCAGACACAGCCAATGAAGAACTTTGAGCAGTCAAAGTTACCCCAAGGAGGTCAGCAGGCACAAGGACAGGCACAGGCTCAGCAACAGCCTCCCTCGCAGCATGTTATGCAGTACTCAAATACTGCCAGTAAGATGTCTCTTCAGAGTCAAGTGGGGCAGTACAACCAAACTGACGTCCCTGTGAGATCACCCATGCAGTTCCATCAAAATTTCAGTCCTATATCTAATCCTTCGCCAGCTGCCTCTGTGGTCCAGTCTCCGAGCTGCAGCTCAACGCCATCTCCTCTTATGCAAGGTGGAGAGAATCTTCAGTGTGGACAAAGTAACATGCCTGTTGCCTCTAGAAACCGCATTTTACAGATGATGCCTCAGCTTAGTCCAACACCATCTATGATGCCAAGCCCTAATGCTCAGGGTGGAGGATTTAAGGGTTTTGGTCTTGAAGGATTGCAGGAGAAGAGGCTTACAGATCCAGGACTAAGCAGCCTAAGTGCCCTAAGTAGTCAAGTGGCTAATCTTCCTAATACAGTCCAGCATATGTTACTCTCTGATGCTTTGGCACCTCAGAAGAAGAACTCCAAAAGATCTTCATCATCTAAAAAAGCTGATAGCTGCACAAACTCAGAAGGCTCCTCCCAGGCCGAAGAGCAACTCAAATCTCCTTTAGCAGAGTCTATTGATGGTGGATGCTCCAGTAGTTCAGAAGATCAAGGTGAGCGAGTGAGGCAGTTGAGTGGTCAAAGCACCAGTTCTGACACTACTTACAAAGGGGGTAACTTGGAGAGATCCCACTCCTCACCGGCACAAGCATCTCAGAATGAGCCCACAAAGCTCAGCACCAGCCCGgcagatgaggaagaggaggcctCCCCACCTGATGAAAAAGAGGCTTTGGTAGCTGTGGAGACCACTCCAAAGGTCAATGAAAAGTCAGTTGGTGTGATTGTCTCTCGGGAAGCTATGACAGGAAGAGTAGAAAAGTCAAGTGGTCAGGATAAATCTCAACAAGATGATGTTCCTACTGGTGCTCAAGCACTTCCTTCTGCCAGTGGGGTGAAAGAGCCAGTTCATATGGGGCCACAGCAAGATCCACAAGGAGGAGGGAATAAAGGGAGCAAGAGTGGGGACAGCAGCACGAATCACAATGGAGATGGGAACAGCCAACCTGGCCATGCTGTCATTGGCTCTGGTTTCTCTGGCAGAACAGAGCCTTCTAAATCCCCTGGTAGTTTAAGGTATAGTTACAAAGACAGCATAGGGGTTAGTGTGCAGAGAAATACTGGCAACTTCCCTCAGTATCCTTTAGGGCAGGATAAAGGGGATTTTCCAGGGCACAGTGAACGAAAGGGACGGAGTGAAAAATTTCCCAGTCTGTTGCAGGAAGTCTTGCAGGGATATCATCATCACCCTGACAGAAGATATTCTAGAAATGCACAAGATCATCATGGAATAACTGGAAGTCTTGAAGGTACTATGCGACCAAATGTTCTGATTAGTCAAGCTAATGAATTAAGCAATAGAGGTCTTTTAAACAAAAGCATAGGATCCCTCTTGGAAAATCCACACTGGGGCCCCTGGGATAGAAAGTCAAGTGGGACAGCTTCTGAAATGAAACAGATAAATCTGGCTGATTATTCTGTGCCTAGAAAGTTTGAGATGGAATCCCAGTCTTCAGCTCATGAAGGAGGAGGTCTCTCTGAGAGAAGATCAGTTATTTGTGATATATCTCCTCTGAGGCAAATTGCTAGAGATTCAGGGCCTCATTCTGTTGGGCACATAGGTGCTGATGGCAGGAGTGGAAGGAATGACCGTCTAACTCCTGGTCTAAGTCAGTCAGTTATACTACCTGGTGGCCTAGTGTCCATGGAAACTAAGCTGAAGACTCACAGTGGACAGATCAAAGAAGAGGAATTTGAACAGTCCAAGACCTCTGCCAGCATGAACAATAAAAAATCAGGAGACCACTGTCATCTTGCCAGTTTTAAGCATGAGTCTTACCGAGGGAATGCTAGCCCTGGAGCTGCTGCTCTTGATTCTGCATCTGACTACATGTTGCAACAGGATAGCCGATCGGCACAACTGAGGCGAGGACATGGCAGAATGGGAAGTAGCCGGGAGGGAATGAGGGGTAAATCACCGTCTCAATACCATGATCTGGCAGACAAACTGAAGATGTCACCAGGTAGAAGCAGAGGTCCAGGGACAGATCTTCACCATCTGAATCCTCATATGGTACTTTCTGACAGGGTCAATCGGAGTTCTTTgcactcctctttcccccccaatTCTGAAAGCTCATCTTTGGCTTCAGTGTATCACTCTAACACTCGCTCTCATGCTTTTGGTGATCCTAACCAGGTTCTGAATTCTCAGTACCACTACAAAAGGCAGCTatatcaacaacaacaagaagaatacAAAGAATGGAGTAGCAGTTCTGCCCAGGGGGTGATTGCAGCAGCTCAGCATAGGCAGGAGACAGCAAGAAAGAGCCCAAGACAACAGCAGTTCTTGGACAAAGTAAGGAatcctttaaaaaatgataaaGATGGAATGATGTATCTCCATTCTGGTTCCTACCATGATGCAGGAAGCCAAGAAGCTGGCCGTTTGTTGGGAAGTGATGGCACTCTTCAGAATAAGTGTGCTGAAATGAAACATCTGAACCAGAAGATTCAGCAACATGAATCTGGTTGGGATCTCTCTCGGCAGATGGCTCCAGGCAAAAACAGTGGATCTTTAGGGGCAGCAAGTCAGAAGAgatttggtcctccagatggtgaTACACATAGACGTGATGATGCTGGAGATGTACTTAAATCTGGCAATGCCATGGTAAGGCTCCCTGGCCAAGAAGATCAGTCTCCTCAGAATCCTTTAATAATGCGAAGGAGAGTCCGTTCGTTCATCTCACCTATTCCAAGCAAGAGGCAGTTGCAGGACATGAAGAATAGTGGTGCTGATGACAAAGGACGCCTGCTTCCATCATCAAAGGATGGAACTGACAGAGCATTCAACTCCTACGCCCACTCATCCCAGAACCAGGATGCTGGCAAGTCACTCCCAAAAGGAGACTCTTCTAGGAACCTTTCAGGTCCTGATAATAGAAATTGCTCTGCTGTTTCCCTCACAAGCCCAGCTAAAACAAAAATTCTGCCTCCACGAAAAGGACGTGGATTAAAATTGGAAGCTATTGTTCAAAAAATCACATCTCCCAGTGTTCGGAGAAGTGCTTCTTCAAACTGTGCCGAAAGTGGTGCAGATGCAGTCACTCTTGATGACATTCTGTCCCTGAAAAGTGGTCCTCCCGAAGGTGGAAATGTTGCAAGTCACGGGATGGAGGCAGAAAACATAAAAGAAGAAATTGTGTTAGACCAAGAGAGCCATGAACTGGCCAGGGAAGTGACAATATTGTCTGAAGAGTGGCATGGTGAGGGAGATGAGTTAGTGAAAAAAGAGTCCTTGGAACTTGCTACTGTTGGCAAAGAGGGCTGCATGTCTACTGTGGTCCCAACACCATCACAAAAATCTGTTGGTCAAGGAAGAACAGATGGATCCCTAACTGGAGCAGGATCTTTGAGCTTTTCTGAATCAAAAACAGTATCCCCATCCAGTGTCTTGACTCCTGAACCAATTCCAAAGATTGAAGAGAAAGATGGAGATGCAGTTATCATAACACCCAAACCAGATCCCTTCCCTCCAAAAGGCTATTTTCCTTCTGGTAAGAAGAAGGGGAGGCCTATTGGTAGTGTGAATAAgcagaaaaagcagcagcagcaacagcagcagcagcagcagcagcagcagcagcagctgctgctgcagccactTGTATCAATACCAGTAACACCTCAGCCACTGGAGGCAGTGGAAGATGGAGAACCGAAGCCTAAGAGACAgcggagagagagaagaaaaaccacAACACAGCCACGGAAAAGGAAACCAAGACGAGCTGCTCCAATTGtggaacctcaggaaccagaaattAAGCTGAAATATGCCACCCAGTCTGTTGATAAAACTGATACCAAGAATAAGTCTTTTTTCCCCTATATTCATGTGGTAAACAAATGTGAGATAGGTGCTGTGTGTACAATAATTAAtgcagaggaagaggagcagaaTAAACTGGTGAGGGGTCGAAAAGGACAGAGGTCATCAACACCTCCCCCCAGCAATGTTGAGAGCAAAGTATTGCCTACATCCTCTTTCATGCTACAGGGTCCTGTTGTCACAGAATCTTCCATTATGGGCCACCTGGTCTGCTGCCTGTGTGGCAAGTGGGCCAGCTATCGCAACATGGGTGATCTCTTTGGACCGTTCTATCCCCAAGATTATGCAGCCACGCTGCCcaaaaatccccctcccaagAGGGCCACAGAAATGCAGAATAAGGTCAAGGTACGGCATAAAAGTGCTTCTAACGGTTCCAAGACAGATACCGAGGAAGACgaggaagagcagcagcagcaacaaaaggAGCAAAGAAGCCTGCCTGCCCATCCCCGCTTTAAGAGACGGCATCGCTCTGAGGACTGTGCTGGGGCCTCTCGGTCCCTTTCGAGAGGTGCTGCTTGTAAAAAGGCAACCACTGAGGGTGGCAGTGTTGGCGAAAAAACTCCTTCAGACTCTAAACCCCCCCTGTCCATTTCTGAAGCTGGGCCTGAATTGGAGTTACAAATTCCTGAACTACCTCTTGACAGCAATGAATTTTGGGTCCACGAGGGCTGTATTCTCTGGGCCAATGGGATTTATCTGGTCTGCGGCAGGCTCTATGGGCTGCAGGAAGCTGTGGAAATcgctaaggagatg